A genome region from Nicotiana tabacum cultivar K326 chromosome 13, ASM71507v2, whole genome shotgun sequence includes the following:
- the LOC107767249 gene encoding protein SENSITIVITY TO RED LIGHT REDUCED 1-like, with product MAASAKTLAHDKPNPAEDWTVVLPRRGKQKRNFHKVIIHEPKKQEEVWTPADIETNPERESKLMQKMQNCIKKLESSSFWLTFSDQLQTPEILDQFLKAVCSEGKMPMVIYGIGSIESYEPPRLQLSLAILMKRMFNWIGEVEVFDPVISLAESKVLAALGCSVLTVNEQGRRQTLKPMMFFMPHCEAELYDNLLEANWRPDLLDNIILFGNSFEAYEQHWSVCKNLTLADSRKHILAIRQFVKEHAIDSFSDDFFRAFHGSSWHFFNIDPHTDLCDAKL from the coding sequence ATGGCTGCATCAGCAAAGACACTAGCTCATGACAAGCCTAACCCAGCTGAAGACTGGACAGTCGTATTGCCTCGTCGTGGAAAACAGAAAAGGAATTTTCATAAAGTTATCATCCATGAACCGAAAAAGCAAGAGGAAGTGTGGACTCCGGCAGATATTGAGACCAATCCAGAGAGAGAATCTAAATTGATGCAGAAGATGCAAAACTGCATAAAGAAACTTGAGAGCTCCTCCTTCTGGTTGACATTTTCGGATCAGTTACAAACCCCTGAAATACTTGATCAGTTTCTAAAAGCTGTGTGCTCAGAAGGAAAGATGCCGATGGTAATATATGGAATTGGTAGCATAGAATCGTATGAGCCTCCTAGATTGCAGCTTAGTCTTGCAATCTTGATGAAAAGAATGTTTAATTGGATTGGAGAGGTAGAGGTATTTGATCCAGTGATCTCTCTGGCAGAATCTAAGGTACTGGCAGCTCTTGGCTGTTCTGTCCTAACAGTAAATGAACAAGGTCGACGGCAAACTTTGAAACCTATGATGTTCTTCATGCCACATTGTGAAGCTGAACTGTATGACAATCTTCTGGAGGCAAATTGGAGGCCTGATCTATTGGATAATATTATATTGTTTGGAAACAGTTTTGAGGCATATGAGCAACACTGGTCAGTGTGCAAAAACCTTACTCTTGCTGATTCTAGGAAGCATATCCTGGCAATCAGGCAGTTCGTAAAAGAGCATGCAATCGACTCTTTTTCAGATGATTTTTTTCGAGCATTCCATGGTTCGAGTTGGCATTTTTTCAATATCGATCCTCATACAGATTTATGTGATGCTAAACTATGA